Proteins from one Bos taurus isolate L1 Dominette 01449 registration number 42190680 breed Hereford chromosome 7, ARS-UCD2.0, whole genome shotgun sequence genomic window:
- the OR1AE1 gene encoding olfactory receptor family 1 subfamily AE member 1: MDNQTQVSEFILLGLSQQPLQRQVFFSLSCILYLSGCLGNLLTILAIILDPHLHSPMYFFLSNLSLLDICFTSTTIPKMLVNHLCGLTTISFSACLAQMYFFITFGAADSMLLSAMAYDRYLAICSPLHYMTIMSVLRCTLLVVIPWISANLISMVHTILMSHLSFCTNRIPHFFCDINALIKLSCSDTQVNEMLVLVLGGPVVLISFVCIMASYTPIAVTVWKVPSVQGRWKAFSTCGSHLCVVCLFYGTIIGVYFNPASTHTTQRDMAATVMYTMVTPMLNPFIYGLRNRDLKGALQKLLLSKNPFAQPL; the protein is encoded by the coding sequence ATGGACAATCAGACCCAAGTCTCTGAATTCATCCTCCTCGGCCTCTCCCAGCAGCCCCTGCAGAGGCAGGTGTTTTTCAGCCTGTCCTGCATTCTGTATTTGAGTGGGTGCCTGGGGAATCTTCTCACCATCCTGGCCATCATCTTGGACCCTCACCTCCACAGccccatgtatttcttcctcagCAACTTGTCTCTTCTTGACATCTGCTttacctccaccaccatccccaagATGCTGGTGAACCATCTGTGTGGGCTCACCACCATCTCCTTCTCAGCTTGCCTGGCCCAGATGTATTTCTTCATCACCTTTGGGGCAGCTGACAGCATGCTTCTCTCAGCCATGGCTTATGACCGCTACCTGGCCATCTGCAGCCCACTGCACTACATGACAATCATGAGTGTCCTTCGGTGTACTTTGCTGGTGGTGATACCCTGGATCTCAGCCAACCTCATCTCCATGGTCCACACTATCCTGATGTCCCACTTGTCCTTTTGCACCAATAGGATCCCACACTTCTTCTGTGATATCAATGCCTTGATCAAGCTCTCCTGCTCTGACACCCAAGTCAATGAGATGCTGGTGTTGGTCCTTGGGGGCCCAGTGGTTCTCATCTCTTTTGTGTGCATCATGGCCTCCTATACACCCATTGCTGTGACTGTGTGGAAGGTGCCTTCTGTCCAGGGCAGATGGAAAGCATTCTCCACATGTGGCTCTCACCTTTGTGTTGTCTGTCTCTTCTATGGGACTATCATTGGGGTCTACTTCAACCCTGCATCCACACACACCACCCAGAGGGACATGGCAGCCACAGTGATGTACACCATGGTcacccccatgctgaaccccttcatctatGGCCTGAGGAACCGAGATCTGAAGGGTGCCCTCCAGAAACTTCTTCTCAGCAAGAACCCCTTTGCCCAGCCTCTTTAA
- the OR10H1F gene encoding olfactory receptor family 10 subfamily H member 1F, whose protein sequence is MQGANISAVTEFILIGFSSFPHLQLMFFLLFLLMYLFTLLGNLLIMATVWSERSLHTPMYLFLCALSISEILYTFAIIPRMLADLLSTNRSISYTACASQMFFSFTFGFTHSFLLTVMGYDRYVAICHPLRYNVLMSPRGCACLVAWSWAGGSVMGLLVTSAVFHLPFCSSNVIHHFFCHVPPLMKLACGDNVSTVAKGVGLVCIAALLGCGLLILLSYAFIVAAILRIPSPEGRHKAFSTCASHLTVVVVHYGFASVIYLKPKGPQSLERDTLMGITYTALTPFLSPIIFSLRNKELKEAVKKTFLSKLFLHRS, encoded by the coding sequence ATGCAGGGAGCCAACATCTCGGCAGTGACTGAATTCATCCTCATtggcttctcctccttcccccaccttCAGCTGATGTTCTTCCTGCTCTTCCTGCTGATGTACCTGTTCACGCTGCTGGGGAACCTGCTCATCATGGCCACCGTCTGGAGCGAGCGcagcctccacacccccatgtacctCTTCCTGTGTGCCCTCTCCATCTCTGAGATCCTCTACACCTTCGCCATCATCCCGCGCATGCTGGCCGACCTGCTCTCCACCAACCGCTCCATCTCCTACACGGCCTGTGCAAGCCAGATGTTCTTCTCCTTCACGTTTGGCTTCACCCACTCCTTCCTGCTCACTGTTATGGGCTATGACCGCTAcgtggccatctgccaccccctGCGCTACAACGTGCTCATGAGCCCCCGAGGCTGCGCCTGCCTGGTGGCCTGGTCCTGGGCTGGAGGCTCAGTCATGGGGTTGCTGGTGACATCTGCCGTTTTCCACCTCCCCTTCTGTAGCTCTAATGTGATTCACCATTTCTTCTGCCATGTGCCTCCTCTAATGAAGCTGGCCTGTGGGGACAACGTCTCTACTGTGGCCAAGGGCGTGGGCCTGGTGTGTATCGCTGCCCTGCTGGGCTGTGGTCTCCTCATCCTCTTGTCTTATGCCTTCATCGTGGCCGCCATCTTGAGGATCCCTTCACCCGAGGGCCGGCACAAAGCCTTCTCCACGTGTGCGTCCCACCTCACCGTGGTGGTCGTGCACTACGGCTTTGCCTCTGTCATCTACCTCAAGCCCAAGGGTCCCCAGTCTCTGGAAAGAGACACGCTGATGGGCATCACCTACACGGCCCTCACTCCCTTCCTGAGCCCCATCATCTTCAGTCTCAGGAACAAGGAGCTGAAGGAAGCCGTGAAGAAGACCTTCCTCAGCAAGCTCTTTCTCCATAGATCCTGA